In Pirellula sp. SH-Sr6A, the DNA window CGCCAGGGCAGATCGGTGCCAGATTCCGCTTCCCACCCCCGTAGCGCAGACGATCGCAATGAGGTGAAGACAAAGAACGAAACAACGAATGCGTGGCATGAAGAACAACTCCCAAGCGATGGCGATAACGACCCGGCTCGCAGTCATGCCGGCTCGCAGTAACGTCGGTTAAGACCGCAGCATGAGAATAGCGACGATCAACCCAAATAGTACTGCGACAACTCCGGCGACACCTAGCAAAATCCACAGATTCGTCTGGGGACGCGCTCCGCCTTTCCCCGGTCTTTCCGCTTTCGCCGGTTGGGACACCGATCTGTTAACCACGACGGGTTTCGCGCTCGGTTGGGCTTTTCCGGGGCCGGACGGCATCGGCTTGCTTCCCGCGGCCCCTGTCGAAACACCGCTCTTGCCGACTCCGGAGCCAGCAGGCCGGCCCGCCATCGGCTTGACCAAAGGCGACCCGCTCCCTCCCCCTTTGCTCCCACCCGTCAACGGGGACTGCGCTCGTGCAATCGCCTGGCTCTTCGACTTCGAGGGATTCGGGGCGCTCGTATCGTGCATCAAATCAATCTGACTATCGATCGACGAACCGTCACCCTTCGCGATCGCTCGCAACACGCCGCTATCGGACGTGGACAGTTTGACAATCGCGGAACTCTTTCCTCCCATCGTTCCTTCGTTGCGATTGGAAACCGTATCCAAATCTCGATTCGATTTGAGTTTGTCGTTCAGCACATCGGCGACCGAGAAGTTCGCAAGAATCGACGCAGTCTCTTTCACCTCACTCTTGTACTTCTCCAACCAAGCCTCCAGCACATCGGCCACTTGATCGCACGACCCGTATCGGAATTTCGGATCCTTCTGCATCATCTTGACGCAGACACCTTCCAATTCACCGGGGATGTCCGGGCGATCCTTGCGGATGTCGTCCGGTGTGTTGTTCTGGTGTTTGATAATCCGGCTGGCGATCGATCCCTCTGGGAATGGGGGATGCCCGGTGAGCAAGAAATAAAGGGTGCATCCCAAGCTGTACATGTCAGCCCGATGATCGACTTTATGACTGTTGATCGCTTGCTCGGGGGCCAAGTAATCCGCAGTTCCTAATACTTTGTCGTTGTACTCCATGGTCAACGAAGCGTCGGTGTCCTCCGCAAAGAGAGCCAATCCGAGATCGAGGACCTTCACCATCCCCTTCTTGTCGACGAGCAAGTTCGCGGGTTTGACGTCCCGGTGAATCAGTCCGGCATCATGTGCATGCTGTAGCCCCCTGGCCGCTTGAGCGATGTAGTGGGCTGCCACGGCGTAAGGAAGCGGACCATGCTTGCGAACCAAAGTCTGCATGTCCGCACCTTCGACATATTCCATCACCAGATAGTGAGTGTCTTTTTCGTTGTCGATGTCGTAGGCGCGAACGATGTTTGGATGGTTGAGCGAGGCGATCGCTTTCGCCTCGCGCTGGAATCGCTCGAGATAGCTGTTATTGCCAAGCTTGGATTTGGGCAA includes these proteins:
- a CDS encoding serine/threonine protein kinase: MTQITAERIQELIEKSRLVDAAPLQDAFDKIRAKHSGSLPSDPVAVCKELEELGLITRWQSEKILQGKYKGFFLGRHKLLGHLGSGGMSSVYLAEHLGMKHKRAIKVLPKSKLGNNSYLERFQREAKAIASLNHPNIVRAYDIDNEKDTHYLVMEYVEGADMQTLVRKHGPLPYAVAAHYIAQAARGLQHAHDAGLIHRDVKPANLLVDKKGMVKVLDLGLALFAEDTDASLTMEYNDKVLGTADYLAPEQAINSHKVDHRADMYSLGCTLYFLLTGHPPFPEGSIASRIIKHQNNTPDDIRKDRPDIPGELEGVCVKMMQKDPKFRYGSCDQVADVLEAWLEKYKSEVKETASILANFSVADVLNDKLKSNRDLDTVSNRNEGTMGGKSSAIVKLSTSDSGVLRAIAKGDGSSIDSQIDLMHDTSAPNPSKSKSQAIARAQSPLTGGSKGGGSGSPLVKPMAGRPAGSGVGKSGVSTGAAGSKPMPSGPGKAQPSAKPVVVNRSVSQPAKAERPGKGGARPQTNLWILLGVAGVVAVLFGLIVAILMLRS